In a genomic window of Cytobacillus sp. FSL H8-0458:
- a CDS encoding DNA-processing protein DprA, giving the protein MSLLWIALTKVKGLGTRKLANLYKSFPNTSFEFLTDPSNFNHIKNCLKSEEIIELVTNRNYLKKEMTRAEEIVNNHKRLGIEIITIDDKLYPINLKSIQDPPIVLYCKGNIELLKQQKSIAIVGTRTPTDMGTRSAKRLSSVFAEMGYTIVSGLALGIDAAAHIGALRIRGNTIAVLAGGLDKVYPKENETLANEIILNRGLLISETPVGGRTFKNSFVLRDRIQSGLSLGVCPVQTDIVGGTQHTIKFAKQQKRLLFCPEPQEKDVKQNRGIIQLIDNKEVEIVQSYDDYQKIEVLLQEVQESLFREEKDHSENSHPKIKKVRNQGLEAELKLTLDKACKLSTQLNIDIEQLKLLLEEQYFSI; this is encoded by the coding sequence ATGTCTTTATTATGGATTGCTCTAACTAAAGTAAAAGGATTGGGTACAAGAAAGTTAGCTAATTTGTATAAAAGTTTTCCAAATACTTCCTTCGAGTTTCTAACTGATCCTTCCAATTTTAATCACATAAAAAATTGCTTAAAATCAGAAGAAATAATTGAATTAGTTACTAACAGAAACTACTTGAAAAAAGAAATGACACGAGCAGAAGAAATTGTAAATAACCATAAAAGATTAGGTATCGAAATCATCACCATTGATGATAAATTATACCCAATTAATTTAAAATCAATACAGGATCCACCAATTGTCTTATACTGCAAAGGAAACATTGAGCTCTTAAAACAACAAAAGTCTATAGCCATCGTCGGTACAAGAACCCCAACAGATATGGGAACTCGCTCCGCTAAACGTTTATCGTCTGTTTTTGCTGAAATGGGTTATACAATTGTTAGTGGATTGGCATTAGGAATAGATGCAGCAGCTCATATAGGGGCGTTAAGAATTCGAGGAAATACAATTGCAGTTTTGGCAGGTGGTTTGGATAAAGTTTATCCTAAAGAAAATGAGACCCTTGCTAACGAAATTATATTAAATAGGGGGCTTCTTATTTCTGAGACCCCTGTAGGTGGAAGAACATTTAAAAACTCGTTTGTATTAAGAGATCGGATCCAAAGTGGACTAAGTTTAGGAGTTTGTCCAGTTCAAACTGATATTGTCGGAGGCACTCAACATACCATTAAGTTCGCAAAACAACAAAAGAGATTACTTTTTTGCCCGGAACCACAGGAAAAAGATGTGAAACAAAACAGAGGTATTATTCAGCTTATTGATAACAAAGAGGTGGAAATAGTACAAAGTTATGATGACTATCAAAAAATTGAGGTTTTACTTCAAGAGGTTCAAGAAAGTCTTTTTAGAGAGGAAAAGGACCACTCGGAAAATAGTCATCCTAAAATTAAAAAAGTAAGGAATCAGGGATTAGAAGCGGAGCTAAAATTAACATTAGATAAAGCATGTAAACTGTCAACCCAACTAAACATAGACATTGAACAATTAAAATTGTTACTAGAAGAACAATATTTTTCAATATAA
- a CDS encoding ComF family protein → MLIYNQEINNYIFDLEHFDVKYFEGEYFEVFKKFISDKNCYGLYRDDDTWNVIDKILIKSSITLIPINYTDYESPFHPILEMDLKILQTMFFTERQANVIRAHSIHLSTLLFTNDQSELDRSKLPDCYINSPETLELFFTGKLRGYFNELLTCNYNFELGTINTFNLSHALNNDIKTKLISGGRYFTSADTRFHIHPLTKKILAFKDGLGEGIGNQLSTILRSNLSFVKKHQGDFNLITSVPAKPESIDRISILLNNENLAEFRQFVDCNILYVNSSYKQQKDAGDWDSRAANVNGVFSIKKEISGHVILVDDIVTSGSTAMECVRMLEEAGAEKVTIIALASMQSRVESNSELHISCNDTSCEGDLKLRFNSRDASPFFGCGKYPECRMTLPFLCGCAKISLRERLRTE, encoded by the coding sequence ATGTTAATTTATAATCAAGAAATTAATAACTATATATTTGATCTCGAACATTTTGATGTTAAATATTTCGAAGGGGAATATTTTGAGGTTTTTAAAAAATTTATTTCGGATAAAAATTGTTATGGATTATATAGAGATGATGACACATGGAATGTTATTGATAAAATACTAATTAAATCTTCAATTACTTTAATCCCAATTAACTATACCGATTACGAATCACCTTTCCACCCCATTTTAGAAATGGATTTAAAAATACTTCAAACAATGTTTTTTACAGAGCGGCAGGCTAACGTGATTAGGGCTCATAGTATTCATTTAAGTACTTTACTTTTCACTAATGATCAAAGCGAATTGGATAGATCTAAGTTGCCAGATTGCTATATTAATTCTCCGGAAACCCTAGAACTTTTTTTTACTGGCAAGTTAAGAGGTTATTTTAATGAATTATTAACTTGTAATTATAACTTTGAATTAGGTACAATCAATACTTTTAATTTATCACATGCTTTAAATAATGATATTAAAACCAAATTAATAAGTGGGGGAAGATACTTTACGTCAGCAGACACTCGGTTCCACATTCACCCCTTGACAAAAAAGATACTTGCTTTTAAAGATGGTTTAGGAGAGGGAATTGGAAATCAATTATCAACTATATTACGGAGCAACTTAAGTTTTGTAAAAAAGCACCAAGGTGATTTTAATTTGATAACCTCAGTTCCCGCAAAACCAGAGAGTATTGATCGCATAAGCATTTTATTAAATAATGAGAACCTTGCTGAATTTCGGCAATTTGTGGACTGTAACATCTTGTATGTAAATAGTAGTTATAAACAGCAAAAAGATGCTGGAGATTGGGATAGCCGTGCAGCAAACGTTAATGGGGTATTTAGCATAAAAAAAGAAATTAGCGGCCATGTAATACTTGTAGATGATATCGTTACAAGTGGTTCTACCGCTATGGAGTGCGTAAGAATGCTTGAAGAAGCTGGTGCTGAAAAAGTAACTATTATAGCTCTAGCCTCAATGCAATCAAGAGTAGAAAGCAATTCTGAATTACATATTTCTTGTAATGATACCTCATGTGAAGGAGATCTTAAATTAAGATTTAACTCAAGAGATGCTTCTCCCTTTTTTGGATGCGGGAAGTATCCGGAATGTCGGATGACTTTACCTTTCTTGTGTGGATGTGCCAAAATATCCTTAAGGGAAAGATTACGAACAGAATAA
- a CDS encoding HAD family hydrolase produces MEHIKGIIFDLDETLIDTKSLKQFRDRGQWKSCYENVKHTIHFDNGEILLDYLSKSDLKISIVTNSPRKYAETVLKYHNISYEILVAYHDCKPRKPHPAPIFMCAEQMGHPLKNIIGIGDDIRDITAYKNAGIYAIGVSWGVSPGSDLKLAGADIVVDSQCEIIDVLKSFGVGVDYNVNL; encoded by the coding sequence TTGGAACATATAAAAGGTATTATCTTTGATTTAGACGAGACATTAATTGATACAAAAAGCTTAAAGCAATTTCGAGACAGGGGGCAATGGAAATCATGTTATGAAAATGTAAAACATACTATTCACTTTGATAATGGAGAAATTTTACTGGATTATTTGTCTAAAAGTGATTTAAAAATCTCTATTGTCACTAACTCACCCAGAAAATATGCGGAAACTGTATTGAAATATCACAATATAAGTTATGAAATTTTAGTAGCCTACCATGATTGTAAACCAAGAAAACCCCATCCTGCTCCAATTTTTATGTGTGCTGAACAAATGGGTCACCCTTTAAAAAATATTATTGGAATAGGCGATGATATACGGGATATTACTGCATACAAAAATGCAGGAATTTATGCAATTGGTGTTAGTTGGGGCGTAAGTCCAGGAAGTGATTTGAAACTAGCTGGTGCAGATATAGTAGTTGATTCTCAGTGTGAAATAATAGATGTATTAAAGTCTTTTGGAGTAGGAGTGGATTATAATGTTAATTTATAA
- a CDS encoding DNA/RNA helicase domain-containing protein, whose protein sequence is MYGWCKNEHILALVTGAPGAGKTLLGLKFTYDNYGSDNNVGSIYFSGNGPLVKFLQSALESDVFVNDLHAQKFNYYISENKSFNKNIIVFDEGQRAWDEKKINEKYDIIIDMSQPELVINMIDEQTKWCVLLILVGEGQEIHKGKNKVLDNGLKL, encoded by the coding sequence ATGTATGGTTGGTGTAAAAATGAGCATATTCTTGCACTCGTTACTGGGGCTCCTGGCGCAGGTAAAACTTTATTAGGATTAAAATTTACTTATGATAATTATGGTTCTGATAATAATGTAGGCTCAATTTATTTTTCTGGAAATGGCCCTTTAGTAAAGTTCCTACAATCAGCATTAGAAAGTGACGTTTTTGTAAATGACCTGCACGCTCAAAAATTTAACTATTATATTAGTGAAAATAAATCATTTAATAAAAATATAATAGTATTTGATGAAGGACAAAGAGCATGGGATGAAAAAAAAATTAACGAAAAATATGACATTATAATTGATATGAGTCAGCCTGAACTAGTAATTAATATGATTGATGAGCAAACAAAATGGTGTGTTCTTCTCATTTTAGTTGGCGAAGGTCAAGAAATTCATAAAGGAAAGAACAAGGTATTGGACAATGGACTAAAGCTATAA
- a CDS encoding DNA/RNA helicase domain-containing protein, which produces MEDYFKSTKCINDNNKNKLDLKVSLRSHRAGKVSDWVNEVMASNISKAKNLSNEIKKQNFELLITRDLNKAKGIVLINMMELWRRDTD; this is translated from the coding sequence ATTGAAGATTACTTCAAAAGTACAAAATGTATCAATGATAACAATAAAAATAAATTAGATTTAAAAGTATCGCTACGTTCTCATCGAGCAGGAAAAGTTAGTGATTGGGTAAACGAAGTAATGGCTTCTAATATTTCAAAGGCTAAAAATTTATCAAATGAGATTAAAAAACAGAATTTTGAATTGTTAATTACTAGGGATCTAAATAAAGCGAAGGGAATTGTATTGATAAATATGATGGAGTTATGGAGGAGAGATACGGATTAA
- a CDS encoding DNA/RNA helicase domain-containing protein codes for MGGCGKVGRPQKGVDDPNRLRVNSYRVLMTRGRDGLIVYVPQNNIFNSVYTVLRQAGMEDII; via the coding sequence ATGGGAGGTTGTGGAAAGGTTGGTAGGCCACAAAAAGGTGTAGATGATCCGAATCGATTAAGAGTGAATAGTTATAGAGTTTTAATGACAAGAGGTCGAGATGGACTTATAGTATATGTGCCGCAAAATAATATATTTAATAGTGTTTATACCGTGTTAAGACAGGCTGGAATGGAAGATATTATATAG
- a CDS encoding MrcB family domain-containing protein: MIEKVVIELANRIKYIKTLNAQKINQITAVDINGIHVETESSREKYKRGERPSPSEEVSHNFILQGWEEFISRSIATANDFVKVRGRSSFIMSYFAQFPFVEVTSQENKTAIRLKEFKTDDLPNEQYDKVKAFLEEVIIGKYDPKTLSNQVDGNLYRVKSRARQDARLLGFVNEFNEMNISQIEAYKDTDDKEGFIKRRIINQGYFRVALICLDLLRNLSKRDKKIALEELGMLIVRNSRGDNLMVESVAKERTNNLLMWLQSTNLIDNNWNPTDNFFETLNIKEQVMSSNLREKLIRIMNQYLSVKREPFGGHSLGPFVRKDVTAEINNLPFIDPSEYVVTGSVGQGGWASVPWIAIMNRKITVSTQRGYYIVYLFSEDMQSVYLTLAQGVTETSKEEMSRIKAKIRESIPSSSKVKVDDQIILGESRKARDYALSTAAYIHYAAEHMPEETVILNDLQEMIHIYENYISINEGTGYDNKLLQGEKQVVKEKSNMYLPSKDIINHIYSYIKSKGFYYPKEEVINLFLSLKTKPFVILSGISGTGKTKMVQWFAESLGATEKNGQFTLIPVRPDWSDGSDLLGFVDIKGDFKEGPLTKAIKAAQEHPDLPFYVLLDEMNLARVEYYFSDILSVMESRRWEDGKVVSSTLLSEEVAKEEVTLPDNLYVIGTVNMDETTHPFSKKVLDRANTIEFNRVELDNLIFLQDLEDIDPLEIGQSQLASKYLHLKDLYKVDTEIIEKATSELVRINKSLRLINAHIGYRVRDEICFYLAYNKEGALMSFEEAFDHCILQKILPRLSGSDSRIDQLLRELYLLFTNNEYQEDEQSQFDEQSAIYPKSARKVIEMLRRLQADGFTSFWIS; the protein is encoded by the coding sequence ATGATTGAGAAAGTTGTTATCGAACTTGCCAACAGAATTAAATACATAAAAACCTTGAATGCACAAAAAATTAATCAAATTACCGCTGTTGACATTAATGGTATACATGTTGAAACAGAGTCATCTAGAGAAAAATACAAAAGAGGTGAAAGACCGTCTCCTTCTGAAGAAGTTAGTCACAATTTTATTTTACAAGGATGGGAAGAGTTTATAAGTAGAAGTATAGCCACTGCGAATGATTTTGTGAAAGTAAGAGGAAGAAGTTCGTTTATCATGTCATACTTTGCTCAATTTCCGTTTGTGGAGGTAACTTCTCAAGAAAATAAGACTGCAATAAGGTTAAAGGAATTTAAGACAGATGATTTACCTAATGAGCAGTACGACAAAGTAAAGGCCTTCTTAGAGGAAGTTATTATTGGTAAGTATGATCCTAAAACCCTAAGCAACCAAGTTGATGGGAACTTATATAGAGTTAAGTCGAGAGCACGGCAGGATGCAAGATTATTGGGCTTTGTTAATGAATTTAATGAAATGAATATAAGTCAGATTGAAGCTTATAAAGATACTGATGATAAAGAAGGTTTTATTAAAAGGAGAATCATTAATCAGGGTTATTTTAGAGTTGCATTAATTTGCTTGGACCTATTAAGAAATCTATCAAAAAGAGACAAAAAAATTGCTCTTGAAGAACTTGGAATGTTGATTGTACGAAATTCCCGAGGCGATAACCTAATGGTAGAATCGGTAGCTAAAGAAAGAACTAATAATCTTTTAATGTGGTTACAAAGCACAAATTTAATTGATAACAACTGGAATCCTACTGATAATTTTTTTGAAACTTTAAATATTAAGGAGCAGGTAATGTCTAGTAACCTAAGAGAAAAACTAATTAGAATAATGAATCAATATCTATCCGTAAAAAGAGAACCCTTCGGAGGTCATTCACTTGGCCCATTTGTTAGAAAAGATGTTACTGCAGAAATTAATAACCTCCCTTTTATAGATCCGTCTGAGTACGTTGTAACAGGTTCAGTAGGACAAGGGGGCTGGGCTTCTGTCCCTTGGATAGCCATCATGAATCGCAAAATTACCGTTTCTACCCAACGTGGCTATTACATTGTTTATCTGTTCAGTGAGGATATGCAAAGTGTTTATCTTACTTTAGCTCAAGGTGTTACAGAAACTTCGAAGGAAGAAATGTCAAGAATAAAAGCAAAGATTAGAGAATCTATTCCGTCATCTAGCAAGGTAAAGGTAGACGACCAAATTATCTTGGGCGAGAGCAGAAAGGCAAGGGATTATGCATTATCAACTGCAGCTTACATTCATTATGCCGCAGAACATATGCCTGAAGAAACTGTCATCCTAAATGATTTACAAGAAATGATACATATTTATGAGAATTATATCTCGATTAATGAGGGAACAGGATATGATAATAAGCTCCTCCAAGGTGAGAAACAAGTGGTAAAAGAAAAATCGAATATGTATTTACCTTCTAAGGATATAATCAATCACATTTACTCTTACATAAAAAGCAAAGGCTTCTATTACCCAAAAGAAGAAGTCATCAATTTATTCCTATCTCTAAAAACCAAACCCTTTGTGATTCTTTCAGGTATCTCTGGAACAGGTAAAACCAAAATGGTTCAATGGTTTGCCGAGAGTTTAGGGGCTACAGAGAAAAATGGACAGTTTACATTGATCCCTGTCCGACCTGACTGGAGTGATGGATCAGATCTATTAGGATTCGTAGATATTAAAGGAGATTTTAAAGAAGGACCATTAACCAAAGCGATTAAAGCAGCCCAAGAGCATCCAGATTTGCCTTTCTATGTTCTTTTAGATGAGATGAATTTGGCGCGAGTTGAATATTACTTCAGTGATATTCTCAGTGTGATGGAGAGTAGAAGGTGGGAGGATGGAAAGGTTGTTTCTTCCACTTTATTATCGGAGGAGGTCGCAAAAGAAGAGGTCACACTTCCTGATAATCTTTATGTTATTGGAACCGTTAATATGGATGAAACGACGCACCCTTTTAGTAAAAAGGTGTTAGACCGTGCTAATACAATTGAGTTTAATCGAGTTGAGCTGGATAATTTAATTTTTCTCCAGGATCTTGAAGACATAGATCCATTGGAAATAGGTCAGAGTCAGCTTGCCTCAAAATATCTGCACTTAAAGGATCTGTACAAGGTAGATACAGAGATTATTGAAAAGGCTACAAGTGAGCTGGTAAGGATTAATAAGAGTCTTCGTCTTATTAATGCACATATTGGGTACCGTGTTAGGGATGAGATTTGTTTCTATCTCGCCTATAACAAAGAAGGTGCTCTAATGTCCTTTGAGGAGGCATTTGATCATTGTATCCTCCAGAAGATCCTGCCTCGTCTCTCTGGGAGTGACTCAAGAATTGATCAGCTGCTGAGGGAGTTATATCTACTATTTACAAATAATGAGTATCAGGAGGATGAGCAATCTCAGTTCGATGAACAAAGTGCTATTTATCCTAAGAGCGCTCGAAAAGTGATTGAGATGCTTAGGAGGTTACAAGCGGATGGCTTTACATCCTTCTGGATCTCGTAA
- a CDS encoding restriction endonuclease-like protein: MALHPSGSRNEVELVKIETDDFTLVMKGKPYHERYEGLKQYRAMDRHDVMQFSVHGDFVNQVLIYDIETQLLQQSTQLRPIFFENGVYQVIVIPKTSRDLSFYHEHPGLRQSISKVEIPNTYMLMGNLQFQNEVGLTTFEIRDGSKKLLEVTLEIFPAKLDYKSDYKKLLEEVNDEVYNLAFHFIRKTYLGARVKLHGKPSRSEFYRLISKHFDQFIQAVNRIEMQPHHLLQKTYEKVRGDQLNKLDTRSRSYLQKRPHLFTEVSNGIHINNKTLMPTEGLRVKKELTFDTLENRYVKWMMQRVSHKLYDLLETLRNRNTRWEVEPDADLLDKILEMIKQLEGKLKTPFWKGIKKLDRSILSLVLQMAPGYRDAFQIYLTVSKGLMLQGKLYQMSVKDVATLYEYWTFLKLGQILDKKYQLVSQDIIQVNREGLFVNLQTNRSATRKYKHPFTKEDIILTYQKYESGLPTIPQKPDTMLSIAKKGKDFTYNYVFDAKYRIDYAQEGSYYQNRYKQPGPLEDDINTMHRYRDSIVAYINGPYERTAFGAYVLFPWFNEELYQDHHFYKSIDKVNIGGLPILPNATDLVERFVERLIEKSPEEIQQEGILPRGTLEDWNSSLDEKVLVGLVRDREEYISCKQTGHYGILVEKLKAGWQETKHVALYVKNGVLEHNGVICYGRVKDIRPVKSGNDEYMQFEVEHWINCNPIIKPVGYGIAEYMHTTLSNLKESTELPELFMKSKEEKTLWRMLRRISDRIFIELDSANLDVATKIEEYRIKNVLIKINKDNREVYLIGEGDQKTVPFETLQRNLSAVFKDLIEMLDRAQ, translated from the coding sequence ATGGCTTTACATCCTTCTGGATCTCGTAACGAAGTTGAATTGGTTAAGATTGAAACAGATGATTTCACTCTTGTGATGAAAGGAAAACCGTATCATGAGAGATATGAAGGGTTAAAACAGTATCGTGCAATGGATAGGCATGATGTCATGCAGTTTTCTGTTCATGGGGATTTTGTAAATCAGGTATTAATCTATGATATTGAAACACAGCTGCTGCAGCAATCTACTCAATTAAGGCCTATCTTTTTCGAAAATGGCGTTTATCAGGTTATTGTCATACCTAAAACAAGCAGAGACTTATCCTTTTATCATGAGCATCCTGGTTTAAGGCAATCAATATCTAAAGTGGAAATCCCAAACACTTATATGTTAATGGGAAACCTACAATTCCAGAATGAAGTGGGATTAACGACCTTTGAAATTAGAGACGGCAGCAAAAAGCTACTAGAGGTAACGTTAGAGATTTTCCCAGCAAAGCTAGACTACAAAAGTGATTATAAAAAGCTGCTGGAAGAAGTTAACGATGAAGTTTATAATCTTGCCTTTCATTTTATCCGGAAAACCTATTTAGGAGCTAGAGTGAAGCTCCACGGCAAACCATCCAGAAGTGAATTTTACCGTTTGATTAGCAAGCATTTTGATCAGTTCATTCAGGCTGTTAATCGCATTGAAATGCAGCCACATCACCTTCTTCAGAAAACGTATGAAAAGGTTAGGGGAGACCAATTAAATAAGCTGGACACTAGAAGCAGGAGCTATTTGCAAAAAAGACCTCATCTATTTACAGAGGTTTCAAATGGCATCCATATTAATAACAAAACACTCATGCCAACCGAAGGTCTCCGAGTTAAAAAGGAACTTACCTTTGATACATTAGAAAATCGATATGTGAAATGGATGATGCAGCGGGTCTCTCATAAGCTTTATGATTTGCTGGAGACATTAAGAAATAGAAACACCAGATGGGAAGTAGAGCCTGATGCTGATCTTTTAGATAAGATACTCGAAATGATTAAGCAATTGGAGGGTAAGCTGAAAACTCCTTTTTGGAAGGGAATAAAGAAGCTGGATCGCTCAATTCTTAGTTTAGTTCTGCAGATGGCACCAGGCTATCGGGATGCTTTCCAAATCTATCTGACCGTGTCCAAGGGATTAATGCTTCAAGGAAAGCTTTATCAAATGTCAGTGAAAGATGTTGCTACACTTTATGAATATTGGACATTCTTGAAGCTGGGCCAAATCCTTGATAAAAAGTATCAGCTTGTGAGCCAGGACATAATCCAGGTAAACCGTGAAGGACTGTTTGTAAATCTTCAGACCAATCGATCTGCGACAAGAAAATACAAACACCCATTTACCAAAGAAGACATTATTCTAACCTACCAAAAGTATGAGAGCGGTTTGCCAACCATTCCTCAAAAGCCCGATACCATGCTCAGCATCGCTAAAAAGGGGAAAGATTTTACCTATAATTACGTATTTGATGCCAAGTATCGGATTGACTATGCCCAGGAAGGAAGCTATTATCAAAACCGATATAAACAACCAGGACCACTTGAGGACGACATTAACACCATGCACCGTTATCGGGATTCTATTGTTGCATATATCAATGGGCCATATGAAAGAACCGCTTTTGGAGCGTATGTGCTTTTTCCATGGTTCAATGAAGAGCTTTACCAGGATCATCATTTCTATAAAAGCATCGATAAAGTCAATATCGGAGGGCTGCCTATTCTTCCGAATGCAACGGATCTAGTCGAGAGATTCGTGGAGAGGCTTATTGAAAAAAGCCCTGAAGAAATCCAGCAGGAAGGAATTTTACCAAGGGGTACACTTGAAGATTGGAACTCTAGTCTTGACGAGAAAGTTCTTGTCGGACTTGTTAGAGATCGTGAGGAATATATTAGCTGCAAACAGACGGGCCACTATGGTATTCTGGTTGAAAAATTAAAAGCGGGATGGCAAGAGACCAAGCATGTAGCTCTATATGTGAAGAATGGTGTATTAGAACATAATGGAGTCATTTGTTATGGCAGGGTTAAAGATATTAGACCTGTGAAATCAGGAAATGATGAATACATGCAATTTGAAGTGGAGCATTGGATCAACTGTAACCCAATCATTAAACCTGTTGGATATGGTATTGCTGAATATATGCATACCACATTAAGCAATCTGAAGGAGTCCACCGAGCTTCCTGAGTTGTTTATGAAATCGAAGGAAGAAAAAACACTATGGAGAATGCTTAGAAGGATCTCAGACAGGATATTTATTGAACTTGACTCAGCTAATCTTGATGTGGCTACTAAGATTGAGGAATATAGGATTAAGAATGTTTTGATAAAAATTAATAAAGATAACAGAGAAGTTTATTTGATAGGTGAAGGTGATCAAAAAACTGTTCCCTTTGAAACATTACAAAGAAATTTGTCTGCTGTTTTTAAAGATTTGATTGAGATGCTAGATCGTGCACAATAA
- a CDS encoding nucleoside triphosphate pyrophosphohydrolase translates to MPTYNKLVRDRIPEIIERTGKRYSTKTLNKSEFIKEFRRKSFEELEEYMNADNHEEALEELADLLEIIHALAETHGASIEKVEELRKQKAEERGGFKEKIFLIEVED, encoded by the coding sequence ATGCCTACTTACAACAAACTAGTTCGTGATCGCATCCCTGAAATCATTGAAAGAACAGGTAAAAGGTATTCTACAAAGACTCTTAATAAGTCAGAATTCATTAAAGAATTTAGGAGAAAGAGTTTCGAAGAACTGGAAGAATATATGAACGCGGATAATCACGAAGAAGCACTTGAGGAATTAGCCGATTTGCTTGAAATCATACATGCACTTGCTGAGACTCATGGGGCATCGATTGAGAAGGTGGAAGAATTGAGGAAACAGAAGGCTGAAGAGCGCGGTGGGTTTAAAGAGAAAATATTTTTAATTGAGGTCGAAGATTAA
- a CDS encoding helix-turn-helix domain-containing protein, which translates to MDEIYKKIKDLRLQNGYTLKELSERTDLSISFLSQVERGTTSLAITSLKKIADALNVKISEFFEDEKPNQNFMVKSSEHKPFNIKGSEFTYVRVNGDFPGRSLEPLLVTLAPNQKQTQQFGHAGEEYYYVLKGLVIFHVDGKEYVIREGDSIHFPSTYPHTVENPISEESRLLCVLTPVIF; encoded by the coding sequence ATGGATGAAATTTACAAGAAAATTAAAGATTTAAGGCTTCAGAATGGCTATACCTTAAAAGAATTAAGTGAACGTACTGATTTATCAATCAGTTTTCTTTCTCAAGTCGAGAGGGGAACAACTTCCCTGGCTATTACTTCATTGAAAAAAATAGCGGATGCACTGAATGTTAAAATTTCTGAGTTTTTCGAAGATGAGAAACCGAATCAGAATTTTATGGTGAAGTCCAGCGAGCATAAGCCATTTAATATCAAGGGGTCGGAATTTACTTATGTGCGAGTGAATGGTGATTTTCCAGGGAGAAGCCTGGAGCCGCTTTTGGTTACATTAGCACCCAACCAAAAACAGACACAGCAATTTGGCCACGCAGGCGAGGAATATTATTACGTATTAAAGGGCCTTGTTATTTTTCACGTAGATGGTAAGGAATACGTTATCCGGGAAGGTGATTCCATTCATTTTCCATCTACCTACCCGCACACAGTTGAAAATCCGATAAGCGAAGAATCAAGATTACTTTGTGTTTTAACGCCAGTTATTTTTTAA